In Euphorbia lathyris chromosome 10, ddEupLath1.1, whole genome shotgun sequence, the DNA window GCTCAGGAAGATAAGACCAAAAGGATTGCAATGTCTCCCGGATTGTTGACCTTGTCAACTGCTGATGCATTTGACCATAGCCAAAAACCGGCAATTACTGAAATCCAGGTAGTTTTAAACTGTTGCATATAGATAGAGATAGATATATTGATTTTCCTTCTACCTAACCTGTCTTGTTTGGAAGAAGATAACAAGCGATAATATAGTTTTTATCATATAGAAATCGTTGAATCACGAGAGGCAAGGTGGGACTAATTTTACATTGACTGCTTATCCTGTGCAACATCCTCATGAAGTGAAGACGTTTCCAGTTTCCAACTATTCCAATTCAATTTCTATGAGCAACCCTTTTTTCAAGAATCATTTCGCCGCCACAAAGCCAGTTGCAACTCCACAGCCGATTCGTCCTACTGCTGGTTATGTTGCTGGAATAACCGAGTCGTGGTAATGCATCACTTATTCTGAATATGAACTAAGTTGAATGAAGACAAGCTTTCTAATTCAATTATGTGTCTCGAGCAGTTCAAAACCCTCTGCATCTCCTGCTCAGCTGACCATCTTCTATGCTGGGACTGTGAGCGTATACGATTCTATATCACCTGAGAAGGTTTTCCCTCTTTACCTGCTGATTGTTCATGCTCAAGTAGAGTTGTTTGAAGCTTACAAAATTCATTTTTCAGGCTCAGGCAATCATGTTATTGGCTGGAAATGGCTCTTCCATCTCGCAGCCGAAAATTCAAGTCCAGGAACCAAGCTCAAAGCCAGTAGCAAGTGATTGTAGTCCCTTGACTCACCCCGTATCAACATCCCCTAGTTCCCGTCTCTCGAGCCCTTTATCTGTTTCCTCGCATGCTGCTGCTCAGTCAGGTAGTGGTTCAACTAGTACTGAAGAAAACCTGGCTGCTAAAACCACTGGAGCTGCAACAACTCCTATTAGCAAAGTGGACACTCCCAAAATTGCGACCGGGACAGGATCTGTCAATGCTTCAACTTTGATACCATCTGGTATGACCTTGATTCTGTAAAGGAATATCCCAACTGTATATTACTCATTGAGAACTCATTATATTGTATGAACAACCTAATTTGTTATTATAACTAATATTGGACTTCTGCTGCAGTTCCTCAGGCTCGAAAGGCATCATTGGCTCGGTTTTTGGAGAAGCGCAAAGAGAGGTAACATATGTACATTCAATCAGTCCAGTTGTTGAAATCTCTTTAACAATTATAACTCAAATACAAATGATAAACAAGAGAAACAATCTGTGTTGCACTTGCAATGCATAATCACTTCATTTCATTAGCTGGGCACCAAGGTTAGCTAGAAATGGCCTCTAGTCACCTAAGCTAGGTCTTGATTCCGATTCCTAGTGTATGAAACATATCTTAGATTCTTAATTAGTTGAGGTCCACCTAAAAGGTGTTCGTTCAAATCGGATCTTctcacaaaaagaaaatattttataatcCGGGCTACACAAATGTTGGCATGTTGTACTGTAGCTGGAAGTGTTTAAGTGAGAAACCTAATATTCAGGTTTCAATGTGCTGCTACTTTAGTTGAGTCAACTAAAACAAAATTGGATGTTTTGTGGATGCAGAGTGATGAGTTCAGGTCCGTACAACGTGTTGAAAAAATGTGATGGAATGGATATTCAGCTCTGAAGAAAGCAAATTAGATTCTGAAAGGGGGAATAATCTTTTGAATTGATGTAGTAAACTAAAGATGTATGTTTTTACTCTTAATTAGATTATTTTGAGCTCAAAAATTGCTATATATAGTGTTGGTATTGGAGTTTCATTCTGTTTCGATTTTGATGGTGATGTTGTAGCTGCCTCTGTAACTTTATACAAATAAATACCAAATTAAGTTAGATATTTAGCATTTCAATTCcctattcaaatatttaattcCAAAAACATCATCTCAAAACCTCTCATCATATATCCACATtatcaattaaaaatttatttataagagTGTGTCATTTCATCTAAACGATGGCTTgtcattttcttaaaaaaaattatgttttaaatatgttttttttattaaaggccTGTTCGCGAGGGAGAGCGGGAAACGGACATTCCAGCTATGCTGGCATCCCCGTGAGCTACTCATAGTTCcaaaccaaatttattaaaaagaaaaaataatgaataCAAAAGGGTTAGAAAAAAGATTAGCAACTGATCAGGAGAACCGATAAACACATCGTCCCCTAAGATCATTAAAATAAACCGAGATACAAACTTTCGAAACCTCATCCCACCAAGTTAAACCATCCGCTGAGCGTCCGTAATTCCCCAACAAGTCGGTAACTTGATTCCTTTCACAGTAGATATGCGAAACCACCAAAGTCATTGAGTTCATGTGCTGTAAACATTGAAGCCAATTTTGTCTAATCATCCATGGCACTGAACGAGATCTGGACCACAACAGCTGCACAACATATATTGAAATCACTCTCTAGCCAAAGCTTCCGCCATCCCTTTTCATATGTCGTAGAAATTGCAAAAACTGATGCAGTCAGTTTAGCCGGATAAGCAAATGATCTAGTTTCCGCTGCTGCAGTCAGTTCAGCCAGATAAGCAAATGATCTAGTGATGCGGAGCATTTCTGACGAGGGAAAATCACCGACTGCCTCCGACGGAATGAGGGGGAAGCTGAAATTCCAGCTGACACGCCGTGTCAACTGGAACCAGAAAGTTTCTGAAGTTTTTCTTCAAGTTGACACGTCGTGTCAAGCCGTGACACGCCGTGTCAACTTGAATTTCAGCAGTTCGCGAATTAGTGCATTTCATGTCCAATTTCGTTTTTGGTCCCTGCTTTTCTCACTTTTGCCCCATTGAGCAATGACCAACCTATCATTATCCTTTATGCTTTACTACTTTACCCCTAGCTTGTTTTAATTAGAAGAAACCCTAGTGAGGTTATTAATGTATTTTTCTTTATCTATTGGGAGGGGTATTTAAGCTCTCCATTTTCTTGTAAGTCAcaacttttatcaaatcaatataattttcattatcttcttcatgaagcttttgttaaggttttcaccttcaacaatggggaattCTTGTATCCTACGGtttagtccgtaaaacccgggattaactcattcaagtttagcttgagaagaacctctttgttagtttaagattaaaactaacacgttcCCAGACCGATCCGTATCGAACGTAAAAGCTCCCTTTGTATTAACATTTTATCATCTTTCCTCTATCTTCATTTCTCTCATACCTTCATCTATGtatataattttgattaatCTATTAACATATATCTTTTCATCTTTCCTTATTTGCTTTTGTTTATTTAAGAGCACGTTCAAATTtagatttttatttataaaaaaaagctaTAATCAACATCTTCCTTTTGAAAAGATTCATTAGATTGGATtgcatttttctctttttttttgttatcactatttttttagaaattttttttttttatatcaatcGAGTATGGCTATATCGGATAGTTATGCAGATAACAGTAGCAATAGTATCGTTGGAGATGATAAAGGTTGAGTTCTACAACGATtttcattttataatttagaATTTTCAGATATGGATTGAAAATTTTGTGTATTGTGCAGATTTGAGCAATGATTTCAATCAtagtcattttattttttagagaAACAATTGTATGGTGTTagccatttttctttttttgttgttATTACTATTGTGtaagaaaaaaaagttttgTCAATTCAGTATGATTATCTCGAGTCATTATGTGGATGACAACACCAATGGAATGGATGATGTTGATAAAGATTTACTTCTGCAATGGTTTTATTtgattgtttttatatttttcctaGATGGTTTGAGAATTTTGTGAGTATAGTTCATAACGAAGCTGCATTATTGAAGATTGTAAATTTTACTGGCGTgcaatgtttttgtttttcaagaAAGAGTTCAAAAGGCAATACAAAATGCAGAATCATTTCTAtcattttttggtttttctCATCTTAATTACTATCTTCACCTCTATATAGTAGTAGATTCACTCGTCTATATCATTTACAGAAGAAACGGTTGATAGTAGCTTTGagattgtatttttctttcaatgGTATTGTTGATAAGATTGcaaggagaagaagatgaataaggaagaaaatgaagatgaagaaaaagaCACTACAAGAATTCAAGCTTGTTGCGACaatttaatttgtcaaaataagttatatttttgtcataagaaACTTCTTGTTACAAAGTGTGTTGTCACCATCCTAGTCACAATAAGCCCGtcttaataagtttttagtGAAAAAATTGTATTACCTCAtaattagtttttaattattgttacaaCTATAATTTGTCATTAATCTAGCTATTATGACAGAATTTAAATAACCGCCCATTGGGCTTGCAGCTTGTACAACACAGGCCCaacccgccatgtgtttttaattctacaaatttatgaggttgccaggactcgaaccctcgaccgtttggtccaaagcaactctaataccatgtcatggaaccgtttgaactaaaagctcaagatgATTAAGGCTTAatcgtatatcttatattaatctctgacacattcTAATCccaaaataaatatgaaaatttgtaaattGATTTCCGAAATAATAGATTAgtctaatttgataaatattactgtcataatttggttttgtttttttcatttttttactaattgtaattttgtcatAATAAGTACATTAATTGCGAAAACAGTTATTTTATCGTATGAATGTTTCGTTACATCTGTATatatttatgacaaaaatgaCGTGGCAATTTGTTTTTATCATAATACGTATTAAGTTCTACTTTCTTGTATAAATATTtcgacaaaatattttttttctcacgaTTTCTTTTGGGTTTTTTACCTTTTCTtactaattattatttgatcacaataaatacattagttgtcataaaaaattatttttacgtaTGAATTTTTGTCACAACCTTATgtatttatgacaaaaatatgtgacaattttttttttcataatatcGATTGGCTGGTGCTTTATTGTGATAAATATTTGGACGAAACATTATTTGTCATAATTTTGTTTggaattttcacatttttttactaattatttttttatcacaataagtacattaattgtgacaaaatttattttgtcagACGAATTTTTGTCACAATATTAGATATTTGTTGTAGTGAGAAGAGGATGTGTtggtattatttatataatttttttattatttctgtcacgtccgtgtctaaatttctagaatttatacctagatattaatatatattagtattatggggtatgtgatttttatttggtgttataggaaaaatttgcagttaatttgatgggttgatgtgcaaattaaaagtttagggtaattattaaaagattatataaagatggaggaccaaaatcgatatttgccaaatttgggatataaatcccaaatTTCTTCCAGACACATTCGagcattttctttctttctttctttctttttttcctgTTCTGCAAATTaaccgttcttcgaccgtttctccaccgtttctttgatttgcagagattcgaccgtccaaatcactttaaatttaaactatagcatccttaggcatagatctaagtcctaaccgaaaagtttttgagtttcggaagcgtttggagggaaaacgtcttagacaggatttagaggcgaattgaacgagttgttttcttcaattagcagTCAAGGTAAGTCACTATTAACTATcgtttgagttttatgtatagagatatatatataatcaaaaaatttctagaaattgatattttagggttatgccggaattttgtaaaattgaggtttttcacaatcttgcttttattgtgaaattatagttcaaatgaactattgactatgtttaaATGTGAATTACAGATTTTACTGGGTTATCTTGATTTGAGGTTTCATTGGTTGattaattttggaaattttatttgagtaaggattgatattttggagaattgaacacttgtgaacttgattatgatcaaatgaagtatatacatatatacatataagtttttggtttcaatctatatatatatatatatggaattaaatgtttggtatccattgagagtagtccggtatggtggatttaattttcaaagaccatatttagtgagaaatatggcctgtgtacacagtctgaagacctattgggtatggcagagaagtgttgggtaagaccatatgggataggcaatgttaagagacgtctcgtatatgttgtgaattgtgatttgaaatataaggggatgaactcaaaaatggatacaagattatatattttggtttttttggtttaataccttgatcctattatgaactttagttttgagtatactttacaaggttttgattaaatcctttataaacgtatatatatgtagttatattaagtaaagttgatttttatagctgatagtttcttattgagatttttatctcatgttttccaaatgtttttattgttttgttttaggcgaggaagtgcaaggtaccgagaggggtactcgatcctagggcgaggttcggttacagctatgaggtgcaagtcgtctctagggtattgcatccattttgttcatgtacatatatgtggatagtatacggacacttgaagaacttgtttttggcagtgtccttttgtttggtttgtacTGTCTACatgtagatatatatataattagctgaAGTTGAGAATTTGTGGAATActgtgatatgggttatgagtaagtcataacttgtctatataggtgatgctggaaaatcagattcgtacttgaatcttgtgatgcatttttcgaccagatataggccgagtctgtcatggagtcctaaatgaaagttctttattattatcttacgtttccaggggtttttgaatcgtcttaatcggactccgtatgaaaaagttatgctggaaatgacatatgttggtcatttgagcttaacattagaatttggtttttgcctgatttttctccttatttgagagatactgctactggtttatataataagtcagtggttgatcttattttaggtcgggtttgacaatttctttttaaattaatgagatttttgttttgattaagcTCGATTTTCGGCTATGATTGTGTAGTTTTATGGTTGTCCAAACATTTTGCAACTATGAGAAAGTTTTTCCACCAGACATTCTAGTCCCTTTTGTACGTTGCAGAAGTAGAATCATGAGcctcaaaaatatataatttatcatttcatATTTTATAAGGTTAGAAATTATTGTAAGTTTAGAGTATTTGATGTAAAGTATATTTCTGTATTGATATGGATATAGGAGATtagggtatatatatatatatatatatatataaaattgacAAACCTAATCTCACTATAAGAGGTATATAAGCCTCCTATTTTATATGGAAGAGTAACTTTTATGGATCAAATAAAAATAGCATCTATTGGAGTTTGTTCATCTTTTTTTTGGATTCATTCTTTCAAGTTTGATTTAAAAATAAAGTCTTTGTGAGTTTAACATCAAAACCCTCTATTTCGTGTTTAATCCGTATTAGTTCTTTAAGTATTTTTTAGGTTAATATCGTTTTGATCATCCGAATCTCGAGAAAATTTAAGGTCTCTTTTATTATAGTCATTTGATTTTAGGAATCCATAGACGCATTTAGTATTCTATAATTCTATGGTACGTTCgcattttccaaaaaaaaaaaaaaaaagccaaaACACCACTTTGTTTtacattaatatatttttttcttaaatttttgtTATAACAGCgcagaaattaatttttataattacaCGTTGTTAGTTTATGAGCCGAGGAAACCTCTTATCTATTACTATTGATTGGTGAGAGGACTTTAGCATTAGTAGGTTAGTCCCTGTGCTGTGGCtctgaaaatatataaaaaataacagTAAAAGAAAGAATAAAGGGGAATCAAAATTCTTTGATGAAATCAGCAAGTATTTTCGTAAGACACGAGGTAATGCTCTATCAATTctgtaattttatcaaattaagTGATCATCTGTTTTCAATTTTCGTAActattttttatcttttaaatctAAGTAGGAAAcaaaaaatatttgataaaaattcgaaacagctgctttttacatgaaaataATATCTGTTATCTATTAGTAATAGCAAACAGCTAACCGTggcagcaaacagcaaacaagaACACGTGAAACAAACAGActctaaatatttaaaataagttAAGAAGACATACTTATGCATTAACTTTGAGCTATATAATTTAAACATTTATATGATTTTATCTTTaatctaaattaatctctaaaatctttctaattctctacatatctatatataatataaaacagtaacgatggagctgaggtgtcacttcctccttttttactgataaaaaacataatataatatataatattttaattttaattatattattatatttatttataaaaatattattttatccatactatatctaagagttctacagaatttaaattaatccctaaaatctctctaattctctacatatctatatctaaaagttctacataatttaaattaatccctaaaatctctttaattctctgcatatctatatctatatatatataatataaaacagtaacgatggagctgaggtgtcactttctcattttttactgataaaaaacataatataatatataatattttaattttaaaaatattattttatctgtactatatctaagagttctgcagaatttaaattaatccataaaatctctctaattctctgcatatctatatctaaaagttctacagaatctaaattaatccctaaaatctctctaattctctacatatctatatctatatataatataaaacaacaacgatggagctgaggtgtcacttcctccctttttactgataaaatatataatataatatataatatattaattttaattatattattatatttatctataaaaagattattttatccatactatatctaagagttctacagaattttaattatattattatatttatctataaaaagattattttatccgtatctatatatctatatctattatatatataaagtgtgGAAACAAACTTAATACATGGTAGAATATTACGCTTCCTAAGATGATTTGGCACACTAAGAAAACAGGAAGTTTAGTTGTCAATTTaatgaaattttaaattttcttaaaattatacaaattctATATACTCTCGCCCACCTGTTGAGATAAACTAAAACCCAATTCATCTTGCGGTAATCCAAAACTAACTtgaaattcaaaaaatccaaaacTATTCCGATCGTATTTATCTTCTCCCTATCAAACGATCTCTTCTCCCTATGTCTTCTCCTATCTCGATTTACTTAACTgaatctcttcttctttctaaAGTAATTTTTGTTTTCTCTAATTTGCGGGGCTTGACATTGGGTCCTTTCTAATTCATTATGAAATTCTAAAAACCATCTCAAACAGTAGCACATATAGCCGAAAACAATAGGAAGAAATCCCGCAGCGGAAAAAATATATTCAGAAAATCCATGACCACACGATCAGGAACTCCAAACCTATTGGCAGCTCAGGTTTGTGTTTCTGTCATTATTACATACTAATGTGAAAAAGTAATAAAAACGTTAAATTTTGCAGGAGGATTTTGAGTTTAAGCAGGGGCATGTTTGAAAGCTTAGAATTTAATAGAGAGGGCTAATGAGGAGATTCAGTCAGCTATATGAAGTTTTCCGTTTgtgatatttaatttttatatttgtttatgCTTAGAACTCAATTTCAATGGATTCTGGAAGATTATTTGTATTGTTGATATTCATATGGCAGTGCATTGTTTGTTCCAGAAAACTGAATTTCGGTATTTTCTATGTAGTTGAAGCATTAGCTGCAAGTAGGACCGGGAGATTTCTATGCCTAGGTGTGGCAAGTTTCAACTATTATATAAAGTGAATGAGGCAGGTGGTGTTTCTTTGTATGCTCTCTTTCCCCTCTTTCTATATATTTGTCTTCCTTTTCCTTTGTAGAATGTTTAGCATTCAATCTTTTGTTCTGAAGTTATCCCTTCATATATGAGATTGTATTTTCATGCAAAGTTCTTATAATAGATGTCATAGTGCAGTATCATTTACTCAATAGCAGTTAGAAACAAATAAAATCTGCTGATAATATATATTGATAAAATTGTGAATTTCGCCTCGAGTTAGACCGAAACTTCCAGCTTGAAGGTCCATTCACGATTTTTCTATCTGACGTTTCCAAAAAATTCCTTATAATGTTCCACCTTTCATTCTCTCTTCATTATATCTTTTTTGGTTCAACATGTTATATGAATTTTGTGGATTATTCACCTTTTCTTCCAATTTTTTCATCTATTCAACTAACCTTATTGATATTTCACATAAATATGGAGTTTTTTTGTTAGAATTATATAGAGTTTTAACATctgatataaaatataattgctTTAAACAAGAGAAAATTGGTTGCCAACATTAATTTGTTTTGACTCAATCAGATGTTAGAGCACTTGCTAATTCAAATAGGATTGTCTTATGAATTTTAAGAACTTTGCatataaaactatatatattgCTTAAATTAAGAGGTTTGTAATGCTCTTTGCAAATTGAGCGAACAAATATTTTAACTAATGTTATGGAAAAATTATGTAGAATAAATATTTAGTTCTATCTTCACCTTTATTATTTTACATTGATTAGAGAAGTGGCAAATGATTATGAAGGGGAAAGAGAGTATAAATGAATTGattcaattttgtttttattgatTCACTTTTGTTCTTATCTATAATTTCACATGGACCCCAACTCTACAAAGTAAAGTTAGGGAGGAAATAATACTAATCCGAGAGGAAGTGAAATTATTACCTATATGACATAGAGAATTGAAAAATAAACATATAGGGCAATTTATATTTCCGATTTTAAAGTCAtttaatgagataaaaaaaactttagatCGTAAAATATTTGTCTATTTGTATTATtctaattgtaaataatttatcagtCTCCAAATTTTTATGTAACACATATTTAGTTTTCTATATCAAAAATCACATTATAAGATCCATATTTTTTTGTCAATGTTAACCTTTTGAtctttttgtctatttttttaaaaaaattaacctaACACATTATAGTTTTCAGGACAACCATAGTATGATATAAAATAACCAGGTTACTCTGTTATTATTTGTCTTTTCTAAAAAATAGATAGAATAACCAAATTATTAGtattgataaaagataaataccttataatgtgtttttgaCTAAACAATATATTAGGTAAAAAAAAGGGAATAATAgattatttacccttttattaGGCTTACCAGTTTTCTTTGCCAAGAATTTGAAAACTTCCAATTCTATTTTCTTTTGAAAGAGATATTAGTAGCGCTGACTTAAATGTTAAAACTCGATATTGAAAAGGTAAATAGTTGCATATAGCATGTTGGAAGCCATAAACATGTCAATTCATTATCCCTTTCGGTCCTTGAACAACTACCAACACCAAGTCTCAAATGTCCATTCTCTAACTGGAAAATGGAAAACATTCCTAAGTAAGCATATAGActtgattataaaaaaaaacatatagacTTAAATGTGTaagttgataaaattatattttttatatttatatatgaagTTTGGTTTGGTTATCGGTTATACCGATATTTTTGTTgaataaccgaaccgataaccgattaccaaattgagctaaaatgaaaactaaaccgAACCAGAATGTTAAAATAACAGAACCAAACTAAAATTTCGGTTCGGTAATTGGTTACTGGttattttgctcacccctaAGCGTAGGAACAAAAACAACATGAAAATTATTAATCtttaaaattaagaaattatttattataaagtaaatataatttcaaaagaaaaagaagttaaaacatataattaatttaaaatataatttttattaaagttttaataatataaagtagtttataaaaaaaatataaagtaaagtatttattatatttaattacaattattttaatataaatatagaaTAGATATTggtattttttcattttatattttcattaatcatttatatattcattaatccttttatataaatagatatattagttaagaaatagaaaaaaaatctgtGCATTGCACGGGCTTGAAGCtagtataatataaaacaataacgatggagctgagttgtcacttcctccttttttattgataaaaaacattatataatatataatattttaattatattatcatatttatctataaaaagattcttttatccgtattatatctaagagttctacaaaatttaaattaatccctaaaatctctctaattctctgcatatctatatctaaaagttctacagaatctaaattaatccctacaatctctctaattctctacatatctatatataatataaaacagtaacgatggagctgaggtgtcacttcctccttttttactgataaaaaacataatataatatataatattttaattttaattatattattatatttatctataaaaaattattttatccgtactatatctaaaagttctacagaatttaaattaatcactaaaatctctctaattctctgcatatctatatatataatataaaacagtaacgatagagctgcggtgtcacttccttcttttttactgataaaaaaatataatataatataatatataatatattaattttaattatattattatatttatctataaaaaaattatttaaattaaatgtgaaaataaaataataatatttaatttatatagcacctttatatcactattgtaattattagatta includes these proteins:
- the LOC136208973 gene encoding protein TIFY 6B-like, yielding MERDFLGLSSKEPLAVVKEEVNSEGFQEIGVSKGSGMQMHWPFPNKVSALPHFMSFKVAQEDKTKRIAMSPGLLTLSTADAFDHSQKPAITEIQKSLNHERQGGTNFTLTAYPVQHPHEVKTFPVSNYSNSISMSNPFFKNHFAATKPVATPQPIRPTAGYVAGITESCSKPSASPAQLTIFYAGTVSVYDSISPEKAQAIMLLAGNGSSISQPKIQVQEPSSKPVASDCSPLTHPVSTSPSSRLSSPLSVSSHAAAQSGSGSTSTEENLAAKTTGAATTPISKVDTPKIATGTGSVNASTLIPSVPQARKASLARFLEKRKERVMSSGPYNVLKKCDGMDIQL